From one Plasmodium yoelii strain 17X genome assembly, chromosome: 12 genomic stretch:
- a CDS encoding nonsense mRNA reducing factor 1, with product MNKAQNCNQIDVDNFCDLYNIVDRKNNKKKNNEICNFNDLFKYDDYINEMKHNDRRSSCEEIQNTEYINKKNSKKNNNSSNYLCELSEKKRSNFDIDENRIQKLVSFSEACSDVESYAMSWNESHLRGYSESSVDCMNKEENGKDRISFKNEKHYFDSENEQVQNKCEDILSDEYIRDNKIKKKLNKKKGKIRDKNCYSSKNVKEYGEKYNKRNNKNITSIYKGSNNDSENEELKYYRCRYCEIDYVDSVVQCNTCERWFCNGSYGTCGSHIVTHLVRSKHKEIKLHKNSVLGETILECYNCGCRNVFLLGFLPTLEEGVVIILCRDPCLAYYISINDKNGKNGKNDKNCKNEKNEKNCKNDKNCKNDKNMKRDIPIQDEESEGESKIKECNLENWQPVIEDRCFLEWLVNIPRKDDAEKKGKLTTSVNVNKLEEFWKNKKDVYINELDLKILDDEPKKVKLKYTDAIDYKLTFSPLIELESNYDKSIKEGHKQTNVTIRWDVGLNKKRYAYFVYIKEESELRIVVGDELKISYTYPNGNIWGCEGHISRLNSNEEIALELKVLYNIDGPWNYNINTGFVVEFVWKSTAYDRMQLALNEFAFNSFSLSGYLYHKLLGHDIIDEPIDYNKKEFNLNNDNKKYNKKLNDNLYTSYKIVNYSAPNLAPLNHSQIDAIKKSLNSPLSLIQGPPGTGKTLTCATLVYHMHKTKMGGKVLVTAPSNVAVDQLSVRIHRTGLKVVRLCARSRESVSSIADYLYLHNQVKLLKTDVGEELNKLLELKEEVGELSQKDENRLKKLILHAEYKILTEADVICTTCVGAMDKRLKRFRFNQVLIDEATQSTEPECLVPIVTGAKQIVLVGDHCQLGPIIVCKKAASSGLGKSLFERLVMLGITPFRLEVQYRMHPCLSEFPSYVFYDGCLQNGITLKEREYPLKNFPWPNSKYPMFFYNSNGLEEMSASGTSYLNRNEAQNMEVLVRALLNAGLKATQIGVITPYEGQRAYITSLFQKNISYQHCLDIEVASVDAFQGREKDFILLSCVRSNKKLGIGFLNDPRRLNVALTRAKYGLIICGNAKVLSRQHFISKEKINSNETITNVNSVWVNLLNQFKKKNLIVEGCLSNLKPITINIPTPVKQPSKYINFNYFQDLKNISSKIYDKGINRYTRDNGNNKDNHKFKYQRNDSILSQNMSNSSICNESVIDQDIYNFINERKRKNKYSLNSYISNLSQLSQSNGSISDDIPNFKGINNSENIADGDVNYMSWNFNETNLDNKISSKNGDIFPYLFYQNNDANPQNKNLH from the coding sequence aTGAATAAAGCACAGAATTGTAACCAAATAGATGTAGACAATTTTTGTGatctatataatatagtggatagaaaaaataataagaagaaaaataatgaaatatgtaattttaatgatttatttaaatatgatgattatataaatgaaatgaAACATAATGATAGAAGATCTAGTTGTGAAGAAATACAAAACacagaatatataaataaaaaaaattcaaaaaaaaataataattcaagTAATTATTTGTGTGAATTATCTGAGAAAAAGAGGTCCAATTTTGATATAGATGAAAATAGAATCCAGAAATTGGTATCATTTTCAGAAGCATGCTCAGATGTAGAATCATATGCCATGTCATGGAATGAATCACATCTAAGAGGTTATAGTGAATCCAGTGTGGATTGTAtgaataaagaagaaaatggtaAAGACCGAATCAGTTTCAAGAATGAAAAACATTATTTTGATTCTGAAAATGAACAAGTACAAAATAAATGTGAAGATATTTTGAGTGATGAATATATTcgagataataaaataaaaaaaaaattaaataaaaaaaaaggaaaaataagagataaaaattgttattcctcaaaaaatgtaaaagaatatggagaaaaatataataaaagaaataataaaaatataacaagcATCTATAAAggtagtaataatgattctGAAAATGAggaattaaaatattatagatgTAGATATTGTGAAATAGATTATGTTGATAGTGTTGTACAATGTAATACATGTGAAAGATGGTTTTGTAATGGGTCCTATGGAACATGTGGAAGTCATATTGTTACACATCTAGTTCGATCAAAACATAAAGAAATAAAGTTACATAAAAATAGTGTCCTTGGGGAAACGATATTAGAATGTTATAACTGTGGATGTagaaatgtttttttattaggATTTTTACCAACATTAGAAGAAGGGGtagttattattttatgtcGGGATCCATGCTTggcatattatatttctataaatgataaaaatggaaaaaatggaaaaaatgataaaaattgcaaaaatgaaaaaaatgaaaaaaattgcaaaaatgataaaaactgcaaaaatgataaaaacatGAAGAGAGATATACCTATTCAAGATGAAGAGAGTGAAGGAGAATCCAAAATAAAAGAATGTAATTTAGAAAATTGGCAACCAGTTATAGAAGATAGATGTTTTTTAGAATGGCTTGTAAATATTCCACGAAAAGATGATGCAGAAAAAAAAGGTAAATTAACAACATCTGTAAATGTAAATAAGTTAGAAGAAttttggaaaaataaaaaagatgtatatataaatgagttagatttaaaaatattagatgATGAACCcaaaaaagtaaaattaaaatatacagATGCAATAGATTATAAATTAACATTTTCTCCATTAATTGAATTAGAAtcaaattatgataaatCAATAAAAGAGGGACATAAACAAACTAATGTTACAATACGATGGGATGTAggtttaaataaaaaaagatatgcatattttgtatatattaaagaaGAAAGTGAATTAAGAATAGTAGTAGGagatgaattaaaaatatcatataCATATCCAAATGGTAATATATGGGGTTGTGAAGGTCATATATCTAGATTAAATAGTAATGAAGAAATAGCATTAGAATTAAaagtattatataatatagatgGACCATggaattataatataaatacagGGTTTGTTGTAGAATTTGTTTGGAAAAGTACTGCTTATGATCGTATGCAATTAGCTTTAAATGAATTTGCTTTTAACTCATTTTCATTAAGTGGCTATTTATATCACAAATTGTTAGGACATGATATAATTGATGAACCAAtagattataataaaaaagagtttaatttaaataatgataataagaaatataataaaaaattaaatgataatttatatacttcttataaaattgtaaattATTCTGCTCCTAATTTAGCTCCATTAAATCATTCACAAATagatgcaattaaaaaaagctTAAATTCTCCACTCTCTTTAATTCAAGGTCCACCAGGAACTGGTAAAACATTAACATGTGCAACATTAGTGTATCATATgcataaaacaaaaatggGAGGAAAGGTTTTAGTTACTGCACCAAGTAATGTAGCTGTTGATCAATTATCTGTTCGTATTCATAGAACCGGATTAAAAGTTGTAAGATTATGTGCAAGAAGTAGAGAATCTGTATCTAGTATAGctgattatttatatttacataatcAAGTTAAATTACTTAAAACAGATGTAGGAgaagaattaaataaattattagaattaaAAGAAGAAGTAGGTGAATTATCtcaaaaagatgaaaatagattaaaaaaattaattttacatgcagaatataaaattttaactGAAGCAGATGTAATATGTACTACATGTGTAGGTGCAATGGATAAAAGATTAAAAAGATTCCGTTTTAATCAAGTTTTAATTGATGAAGCAACTCAATCAACTGAACCAGAATGTTTGGTTCCAATAGTTACTGGAGCAAAACAAATAGTATTGGTTGGAGATCATTGTCAATTAGGACCTATAATTGTATGTAAAAAAGCAGCAAGTTCTGGGTTAGGAAAAAGTTTATTTGAACGTTTGGTTATGTTAGGAATCACACCATTTAGATTAGAAGTGCAATATAGAATGCATCCATGTTTAAGTGAATTTCCATCTTATGTGTTTTATGATGGATGTTTACAAAATGGTATTACATTAAAAGAAAGAGAATATCCTTTAAAAAATTTCCCATGGCCAAATTCTAAATATccaatgtttttttataattctaaTGGACTTGAAGAAATGTCTGCATCTGGAACAAGTTACTTAAATAGAAATGAAGCACAAAATATGGAAGTTTTAGTTAGAGCTTTATTAAATGCGGGATTAAAAGCTACACAAATTGGTGTTATAACTCCATATGAAGGACAAAGAGCATATATTACATCactttttcaaaaaaatatttcttatCAACATTGTTTAGATATCGAAGTTGCATCTGTAGATGCATTTCAAGGAAGAGAAAAAGATTTTATTCTTTTATCATGTGTAagatcaaataaaaaattaggaATTGGATTTTTAAATGATCCAAGAAGATTAAATGTTGCATTAACACGAGCAAAATATGGATTAATAATTTGTGGTAATGCAAAAGTTTTATCTAGACAACATTTTATTtctaaagaaaaaattaattctaATGAAACTATTACAAATGTAAATTCAGTTTGggttaatttattaaatcaatttaaaaaaaaaaatttaattgtAGAGGGATGTTTATCTAACTTAAAACCAATAACAATTAACATTCCAACACCAGTTAAGCAAccatcaaaatatattaattttaattatttccaagatttaaaaaatataagtagtaaaatatatgataaagGAATAAATAGATATACAAGAgataatggaaataataaagataatcataaatttaaatatcaAAGAAATGATTCTATTTTGAGTCAAAATATGTCAAATAGTAGTATTTGTAATGAGTCAGTTATTGATCaagatatttataattttattaatgaaagaaaaagaaaaaataaatattctctTAACTCTTATATTAGCAATCTTAGTCAGCTTTCTCAATCCAATGGTAGTATATCAGATGACATTCCAAACTTTAAGGGAATTAATAATTCTGAAAATATTGCTGATGGAGATGTTAATTACATGAGTTGGAATTTTAATGAAACTAACCTTGATAACAAAATTAGTTCGAAAAATGGAGACATATTTCCATAtctattttatcaaaataatgATGCCAATCCACAAAATAAGAACCTCCACTAG